Proteins from a single region of Psychrobacter cryohalolentis K5:
- a CDS encoding putative RNA methyltransferase produces the protein MPVSLFICPLCQSPLQPAIDTWRCDGSLHPKQTAHPFDVARQGYVNLLPVQQKKSKAPGDSQASIEARKRFLNAGYYQPLQALICQKIVELLAKNELPSEQTGKPVNWLDIGCGEGYYTEAMAQTGMDTLIAADISKPAIVELAKASKAASSLWNQQDKNDSIKTAVIYPLVTSAAHLPLRAQRINGISSIFSPILPEAFNEVLSDEGYLIIAKPDIGHLATMREALFDDVREHDSDKFLQELAPYFTLLNTYNVSTELKLSADDLADLLTMTPYAYRAHSEKRQALLALVATETFATEAKFVIYILQKTTNL, from the coding sequence ATGCCTGTGTCCTTATTTATTTGTCCCCTTTGCCAGTCGCCACTGCAGCCCGCAATCGATACATGGCGCTGTGATGGTAGCTTGCACCCAAAACAAACTGCGCATCCTTTTGATGTGGCGCGTCAGGGTTACGTTAATCTTCTACCTGTCCAACAAAAAAAATCTAAAGCACCGGGTGATAGTCAAGCGTCCATCGAGGCACGGAAACGGTTTTTAAATGCAGGGTATTATCAGCCATTACAGGCACTGATCTGCCAAAAAATAGTGGAATTGTTAGCAAAAAACGAGTTGCCATCTGAACAAACTGGTAAACCAGTCAATTGGCTGGATATCGGCTGCGGCGAAGGCTACTATACCGAAGCGATGGCTCAGACGGGTATGGATACACTTATTGCGGCGGATATTAGTAAACCTGCCATAGTAGAGCTTGCAAAAGCGAGCAAGGCAGCAAGTTCTCTTTGGAATCAGCAAGATAAGAACGATAGTATTAAAACAGCAGTGATTTATCCATTAGTAACCAGTGCTGCTCATTTGCCCTTGCGTGCGCAAAGGATCAATGGGATTAGCAGTATTTTTAGTCCCATTCTGCCAGAAGCGTTCAATGAAGTATTAAGCGATGAGGGTTATTTAATCATTGCTAAGCCAGATATCGGTCATTTAGCAACGATGCGTGAGGCTTTGTTTGACGATGTCCGTGAGCACGATTCTGACAAGTTTTTGCAGGAATTAGCGCCATATTTTACGCTGCTTAACACTTATAATGTCAGTACTGAGTTAAAATTATCAGCAGATGATTTGGCTGATTTGCTGACTATGACTCCTTATGCATATCGTGCGCATAGCGAAAAAAGACAAGCGTTACTAGCTTTAGTTGCAACCGAAACATTTGCAACTGAAGCCAAGTTTGTCATATATATTTTGCAGAAAACAACGAACTTATAA
- the mraY gene encoding phospho-N-acetylmuramoyl-pentapeptide-transferase: protein MLVWLFSWLGHYYAPFYAVSSLTLRALLAVVTALAFSMVFGNRVIRRLRALKYGQAIRNDGPQSHLVKTGTPTMGGVLILSAIGVSTLLWARLNNPYVWILLIVMIIFGAVGWADDWLKIKYKNPKGLIARKKYFWLSMGALFVGISLYYIATLQPDIATTREMQDLLIPIFKDWMIPFSAVPFGIGFIIFTYFVINGASNAVNLTDGLDGLAILPVVLVAAGLGAMAYVSGDVRFADYLHVPYIAYNSEVIIVCGAMIGAGLGFLWFNAHPAQVFMGDVGALSLGAMLGTIAVMTRQEIAFAIMGGLFVAEALSVMLQVGSYKLRKKRVFRMAPLHHHFEEIGWKETQVVARFWIIAIILVILGLMTLKLR from the coding sequence GTGTTAGTTTGGTTGTTTAGCTGGCTTGGTCATTATTATGCCCCGTTTTATGCGGTTTCTTCTTTGACGCTGCGCGCGTTACTGGCGGTCGTTACCGCCCTTGCTTTTAGCATGGTTTTTGGTAATCGCGTTATTCGACGTTTGCGTGCACTTAAGTACGGTCAGGCGATTCGTAATGATGGACCACAGTCGCATTTGGTCAAAACTGGCACCCCGACCATGGGTGGGGTGCTGATTTTGAGCGCAATTGGGGTATCAACCTTACTTTGGGCGCGTTTGAATAATCCGTATGTCTGGATTTTGCTCATTGTCATGATTATCTTTGGTGCGGTAGGCTGGGCGGATGATTGGCTCAAAATTAAATATAAGAACCCAAAAGGTCTAATTGCTCGCAAAAAATACTTTTGGCTATCCATGGGTGCATTATTCGTCGGCATTTCTTTATATTATATTGCCACACTGCAGCCAGATATTGCGACGACTCGCGAGATGCAGGATTTATTAATACCTATCTTTAAAGATTGGATGATTCCATTTTCGGCAGTGCCGTTTGGTATTGGCTTTATTATCTTTACTTACTTTGTGATTAATGGCGCCTCTAACGCGGTCAATTTAACTGATGGCTTGGATGGCTTGGCGATTTTGCCAGTGGTCTTGGTTGCTGCAGGCTTGGGCGCGATGGCATATGTCTCTGGTGACGTACGCTTTGCGGATTACTTGCACGTACCTTATATTGCCTACAATTCTGAGGTGATTATTGTCTGTGGCGCGATGATTGGCGCAGGGCTTGGCTTTTTATGGTTTAACGCCCATCCAGCGCAAGTGTTTATGGGTGATGTGGGTGCGCTGTCACTGGGCGCAATGCTCGGTACCATTGCGGTAATGACCCGTCAAGAAATCGCTTTCGCAATTATGGGCGGACTGTTCGTTGCAGAAGCATTGTCGGTAATGCTACAGGTTGGCTCATATAAGCTACGCAAAAAGCGCGTCTTTCGTATGGCACCGCTGCATCACCATTTTGAAGAGATTGGCTGGAAAGAAACCCAAGTGGTCGCAAGGTTTTGGATTATCGCCATTATCTTGGTTATCCTTGGCTTGATGACGTTAAAGCTGCGTTAG
- the murF gene encoding UDP-N-acetylmuramoyl-tripeptide--D-alanyl-D-alanine ligase, whose translation MTADNDNSIQSQGLYVWQEDNLLAATAALDGHWQLSEEQSGSKNDVMSTRIATDTRTIKPGDIFLALTGDNFDGHDYLDTAIAQGAVAAIVARPIATADANSIPQLVVSDTRLALGQLAAYRRQQHQNLTVIAITGSSGKTTCKEMLGSIFGRLAPTLITRGNLNNDLGVPMMLLELSDHHRYAILELGANHIGEIAYTTEIVQPDVACILNIGTAHLGEFGSREGICQTKAEIYHTLNDSQFAIVPDKDDFTNQLRRIAEKHTSHVIGFGSTDVSASHLDVEPERSEFKLHIGNQVHDINLPLAGEHNVNNALAAAACAHALNIEVSDIVVGLENARPAKGRLNSQLLGMHRLIDDTYNANPHSVRAAAKVLAAQTGTQVMVLGDIAELGEAAVSEHQSLGRTIATTGINVLLCVGEYAPYTVEGAQEISDINAYAFTDKDSLLAYLKPYLQAQQAQPCTVLFKGSRSMEMETLINALVEE comes from the coding sequence ATGACAGCCGACAACGATAACAGCATTCAGTCGCAAGGGCTGTATGTTTGGCAAGAAGACAATCTGCTCGCAGCAACCGCAGCACTCGACGGGCATTGGCAGCTGAGTGAGGAACAATCCGGCTCAAAAAACGATGTAATGAGCACTCGTATTGCCACCGACACCCGTACGATAAAGCCTGGTGATATATTTTTAGCGTTAACGGGTGACAATTTTGATGGTCACGATTATCTCGATACTGCCATTGCACAAGGTGCGGTTGCGGCTATCGTCGCCCGCCCTATTGCTACAGCTGATGCAAATAGTATTCCGCAGTTAGTGGTGAGCGATACCCGTTTAGCGTTAGGGCAATTGGCTGCGTATCGTCGTCAGCAGCATCAAAATTTAACCGTCATTGCTATTACTGGCTCTAGTGGTAAGACCACCTGTAAAGAGATGCTCGGTAGTATCTTTGGCAGACTTGCCCCAACGCTTATCACGCGTGGCAACCTAAATAATGATTTGGGTGTGCCGATGATGTTGCTCGAATTATCCGACCATCATCGCTATGCCATCCTAGAGCTTGGCGCAAACCATATTGGCGAAATTGCTTATACTACGGAGATTGTCCAGCCAGATGTTGCGTGTATTTTAAATATTGGCACGGCGCATTTGGGTGAGTTTGGCAGCCGTGAAGGGATTTGCCAAACCAAGGCTGAGATTTACCATACCTTGAATGACAGCCAATTTGCGATCGTTCCTGATAAAGATGATTTTACCAATCAATTACGCCGTATCGCTGAAAAGCATACATCACACGTGATTGGCTTTGGTAGTACTGATGTCAGTGCCAGCCATTTAGATGTCGAGCCTGAGCGCAGTGAATTTAAGCTGCATATAGGCAATCAAGTCCATGATATCAACTTGCCACTAGCGGGCGAGCACAATGTCAATAATGCTTTAGCCGCTGCTGCCTGTGCCCATGCATTAAATATTGAAGTTAGTGATATCGTCGTTGGACTTGAAAATGCGCGTCCTGCCAAAGGTCGCTTGAACAGTCAGCTGTTAGGCATGCATCGACTGATTGATGATACTTATAATGCCAATCCACATTCGGTGCGAGCTGCAGCAAAAGTATTGGCAGCACAAACGGGCACGCAAGTCATGGTGCTGGGCGATATCGCAGAACTGGGAGAGGCGGCGGTTAGCGAGCATCAAAGCTTGGGTCGTACCATTGCGACCACAGGTATTAATGTACTGCTTTGCGTTGGTGAATATGCCCCTTATACAGTCGAAGGTGCGCAGGAGATTTCTGATATCAATGCCTATGCGTTTACCGATAAAGACAGTTTATTGGCGTACTTGAAACCTTATTTGCAAGCGCAGCAGGCGCAACCTTGTACGGTGTTGTTTAAAGGTTCTCGTTCCATGGAAATGGAAACACTTATCAATGCGCTAGTCGAGGAGTAG
- a CDS encoding UDP-N-acetylmuramoyl-L-alanyl-D-glutamate--2,6-diaminopimelate ligase: MTLSTSSPSSITVTLQQLLAASSSDDRHSLQQVFTANMTAAVSESSHQITAVQLDAVINIPFQQFCLDSRQLASNDVFVLLKSHTPNCQKSRDHLYQAANNAAFILSEIDPRALLNTTSVSNHADITLPNDSTAKAQQQLVALPCPVLHVPNIRDFLGTLIQARLQYQQPVTLPTVIAVTGTNGKTTISQLVAQLTQLTGMSSAVMGTAGNGRFGALVQASHTTGDVLAVQQFLYQMGKEGAELLALEASSHGLDQQRLQGMPVSVAIYTNLSRDHLDYHADMAEYAAAKAKLFDKAHFPDLTHAIINIDDEHAQIMLDTAHASNLTVWTYSLDSLKTATFVAANITPSLRGVEISLRTDFDDGTMNHLDIVSPLLGRFNVANLLAAMAAAVALGISLEHIAAVVPQLQGAVGRMQRVPSNDGCFIVDYAHTPDALSQVLASLKTHCKGQLWAVFGCGGDRDAGKRPLMAQAGLAGADKVVLTADNPRTEDPNAILQDMQVGMSTEQYQRTHIEPARQAAIEYAVNQAAADDIVVIAGKGHETYQEINHVRYDFDDSVILQNALKQAGRV; the protein is encoded by the coding sequence ATGACCCTGTCTACCTCGTCGCCAAGCAGTATCACAGTTACCTTGCAACAGCTGCTTGCAGCTAGTAGCAGCGACGATAGACATAGTCTACAGCAGGTATTTACAGCGAATATGACCGCAGCTGTTAGCGAGTCATCGCATCAAATAACCGCTGTTCAACTGGATGCGGTGATCAATATTCCATTCCAGCAGTTCTGTTTAGACAGCCGTCAACTAGCCAGCAACGACGTGTTCGTCTTGTTAAAAAGCCATACGCCAAATTGCCAAAAAAGCCGTGACCACCTTTATCAAGCCGCTAACAATGCGGCTTTTATCCTATCAGAAATAGATCCTAGGGCTTTACTTAACACGACTAGTGTATCAAATCATGCCGATATCACCTTACCAAATGATAGTACTGCTAAAGCGCAGCAGCAATTAGTAGCACTGCCTTGCCCCGTTTTACATGTGCCCAACATTCGTGATTTTTTAGGGACACTCATTCAAGCACGTTTGCAGTATCAGCAGCCCGTGACATTACCAACTGTCATAGCCGTGACGGGCACCAATGGCAAAACCACCATTAGCCAATTGGTGGCACAATTGACGCAGCTGACAGGTATGAGCAGCGCAGTCATGGGCACGGCAGGTAATGGTAGGTTTGGTGCTTTGGTGCAAGCCAGCCATACCACGGGAGATGTTTTAGCGGTCCAGCAGTTTTTGTATCAAATGGGCAAAGAAGGTGCTGAACTACTAGCATTGGAAGCCAGCTCACATGGTTTAGATCAGCAGCGTCTGCAAGGTATGCCAGTGTCGGTGGCGATTTATACCAACCTGAGTCGCGATCATTTAGATTATCATGCTGATATGGCAGAGTACGCGGCAGCTAAAGCCAAGTTGTTTGATAAAGCCCATTTTCCGGATTTGACCCATGCCATTATCAATATCGATGACGAGCATGCCCAGATTATGCTTGACACCGCACACGCTAGCAATTTGACCGTTTGGACATACAGCTTAGATTCACTAAAAACAGCTACCTTCGTCGCCGCTAACATCACGCCAAGTTTACGAGGTGTAGAGATCAGCCTGCGTACAGATTTCGACGATGGGACAATGAATCATTTAGATATCGTTAGCCCATTATTGGGACGTTTTAACGTGGCGAATTTACTTGCTGCTATGGCAGCTGCTGTAGCTTTAGGCATTAGCCTTGAGCATATTGCCGCAGTGGTGCCGCAGTTACAAGGTGCGGTTGGGCGTATGCAGCGTGTACCATCGAATGATGGTTGTTTCATCGTCGATTATGCTCACACCCCTGATGCCTTAAGTCAGGTGCTTGCCAGTCTCAAAACTCATTGTAAAGGCCAGCTATGGGCAGTGTTTGGCTGCGGTGGCGACCGTGATGCGGGCAAACGTCCTTTGATGGCGCAAGCAGGATTGGCAGGCGCGGATAAAGTCGTGTTAACGGCAGACAATCCACGTACTGAAGACCCCAACGCGATTTTGCAAGATATGCAGGTAGGGATGAGCACTGAGCAATATCAGCGTACCCATATTGAGCCTGCGCGCCAAGCAGCGATTGAGTATGCGGTCAATCAAGCAGCGGCTGATGATATCGTCGTTATTGCTGGCAAGGGTCATGAGACCTATCAAGAGATTAATCATGTTCGTTATGATTTTGACGACAGTGTTATTTTGCAAAATGCCTTAAAACAAGCAGGGCGCGTATAG
- a CDS encoding peptidoglycan D,D-transpeptidase FtsI family protein, which yields MSDKKPSAKATSKKPASGKVTKPLRRASAAKSGQTSSKPDHKSDDGRKAKLFGRLKKNEEQGAYTSVKNLKSKRSILGKASGASSRGGVEQDKNRFRLIWGIALLILVALIGRAYYIQIANTQFYQDKGNELITSVRTQKSYRGMITDRNDLPLAVSAPLATVSFSPHDYAREYYELKRIIITNPESPQLIARMQKRLDNMDLTTLAAAANISADELKRVTAIDPTIDVTDEVAVKAALPSGAGSHYLPLLNKVTPEIAESVSSLDFPGVNEKNFFQRYYPQPQPNSQLLGFMGQNANDPEGGYEGRAGIERQYEKDLAGDDGKVLVLKDAKQNSLKEIKQVEPEVPGKDVTLTIDSRLQYLLYKELEKAGRLQKARWSTGMVVDVQTGEVLALSTWPSFNSNNLNEMTGENQRNRALLDVFEPGSVMKPFTVAAALDSGKYTATTLIDTNPGSIRVRGYTIRDHNNLGRITMATLLQKSSNVASTKIALSLPADGITNMQRQFGFGAKTPLQFPGEGSGLVVTPEEKETSRRATVSYGYGIQVTLAQIAQAYSALAAGGVMHPLTLNKNDKALPSKRIMAHEQAMAIVQMMESVTEDGGTAKGAAIDGYRVAGKTGTSRRINPKGGYYTDQYRNVFAGMAPASNPKLVGVMLIEDPRGQIYAGLTVAPVFHNVMKEALRLYNVPLDKPLKTEAQ from the coding sequence ATGAGCGATAAAAAACCCAGTGCTAAAGCGACCAGCAAAAAACCCGCCAGCGGCAAGGTTACTAAGCCACTACGCCGTGCTAGTGCGGCCAAATCTGGGCAAACGAGTAGCAAGCCTGACCATAAATCAGATGATGGCCGTAAAGCCAAGCTATTTGGTCGCTTAAAAAAGAATGAAGAACAGGGTGCTTATACCAGTGTCAAAAATCTAAAAAGCAAAAGATCAATTTTGGGAAAAGCATCTGGTGCTTCCTCTCGCGGCGGTGTCGAACAAGATAAGAACCGTTTCCGTTTGATTTGGGGTATAGCGCTGCTTATTTTGGTGGCACTTATCGGTCGTGCTTACTATATTCAAATTGCCAATACTCAGTTTTATCAAGATAAAGGCAATGAGCTCATCACCAGTGTACGCACGCAAAAATCCTATCGTGGCATGATTACGGATCGCAACGATTTGCCATTGGCTGTCAGTGCACCACTTGCGACAGTCTCTTTTAGCCCGCATGACTATGCCCGTGAATACTACGAGCTTAAGCGTATTATTATCACCAATCCTGAAAGTCCGCAGCTTATCGCACGTATGCAAAAGCGCTTAGACAATATGGATTTGACGACGCTTGCGGCGGCTGCCAACATCTCAGCCGATGAGCTAAAAAGAGTGACAGCTATCGACCCTACTATTGATGTAACGGATGAGGTGGCAGTCAAAGCAGCGCTGCCATCGGGTGCAGGCTCGCATTATTTGCCACTATTAAATAAAGTAACGCCGGAGATTGCAGAAAGCGTTAGCTCGCTTGATTTTCCTGGTGTTAATGAGAAAAACTTTTTTCAGCGCTATTATCCGCAGCCACAGCCTAACTCGCAACTACTAGGTTTCATGGGACAAAATGCCAACGATCCTGAAGGTGGTTATGAAGGACGTGCTGGTATCGAACGTCAGTATGAGAAAGATCTGGCGGGTGATGATGGTAAGGTTTTGGTGCTCAAAGATGCCAAACAAAACAGTCTTAAAGAAATCAAACAGGTTGAACCAGAAGTACCAGGTAAAGATGTGACATTGACCATTGATTCGCGTTTGCAATATTTGCTTTATAAAGAGCTAGAAAAAGCGGGGCGTTTGCAAAAAGCGCGCTGGTCGACAGGTATGGTAGTCGATGTACAAACTGGTGAAGTACTTGCGCTATCGACATGGCCGTCATTTAACTCTAATAATCTGAATGAGATGACGGGTGAAAATCAGCGTAACCGTGCGCTCCTTGATGTCTTTGAACCCGGTTCAGTCATGAAGCCATTCACCGTTGCTGCGGCTTTAGATTCAGGGAAATACACTGCCACTACTTTAATCGATACCAATCCTGGCTCTATCCGTGTCCGTGGTTATACGATTCGTGACCATAATAATCTAGGGCGGATCACGATGGCAACGCTACTACAGAAATCTAGTAACGTCGCCTCGACCAAGATTGCTTTGTCTCTACCGGCTGACGGCATTACCAATATGCAAAGACAGTTTGGCTTTGGGGCAAAAACACCACTGCAATTTCCAGGTGAAGGCAGTGGGCTTGTGGTGACACCAGAAGAAAAAGAAACTTCGAGACGGGCAACGGTCAGTTATGGCTATGGTATACAGGTAACACTGGCACAGATAGCACAAGCTTATTCAGCGCTGGCGGCAGGTGGCGTCATGCATCCGCTAACGTTGAATAAAAATGACAAAGCGCTACCAAGCAAACGTATTATGGCGCATGAACAAGCGATGGCCATCGTACAGATGATGGAAAGTGTCACAGAAGACGGCGGTACGGCTAAAGGTGCGGCTATTGATGGTTACCGCGTTGCTGGTAAAACAGGAACCTCGCGCCGTATCAATCCAAAAGGTGGCTACTATACTGACCAGTATCGTAATGTCTTTGCGGGTATGGCACCAGCTTCTAATCCAAAACTGGTCGGTGTCATGTTAATCGAAGACCCGCGTGGTCAGATTTATGCTGGTTTAACCGTGGCTCCTGTTTTCCATAATGTCATGAAAGAGGCACTACGTTTATATAATGTGCCTTTAGATAAGCCGCTCAAAACCGAAGCTCAATAG
- a CDS encoding cell division protein FtsL, with protein sequence MAISDKPANRRAATPSNTDVGALFVRKFKISNIYVAILVLLAAGIVWSGIKTAEGVQQYHQDYKTLQDMKKQERKLQVEHQRLLIEQQTFSATPQIASRAVAELGMFSPTLKDKLIIQPGAATAVALVDPDASTPDTLTTNDSDVFEADAVSDAPVKAAATDSDLAEAGQ encoded by the coding sequence ATGGCAATATCCGACAAACCTGCAAACCGCCGCGCCGCAACGCCATCAAATACCGATGTTGGCGCCTTATTTGTGCGTAAATTTAAAATATCAAATATCTATGTAGCTATATTGGTACTGTTGGCGGCTGGTATTGTATGGAGTGGCATCAAAACGGCTGAAGGTGTTCAGCAATATCATCAGGATTATAAAACCTTGCAAGACATGAAAAAACAAGAGCGAAAACTACAAGTTGAGCATCAGCGTCTGCTTATTGAACAACAGACCTTTAGTGCGACGCCGCAGATTGCCAGTCGTGCCGTTGCTGAGCTTGGGATGTTTTCGCCGACACTCAAAGATAAGCTGATTATCCAGCCAGGTGCTGCGACAGCAGTTGCACTCGTGGACCCTGATGCCAGTACTCCAGACACTTTAACGACGAATGATTCTGATGTTTTCGAAGCTGATGCTGTGAGCGATGCACCCGTTAAGGCTGCTGCTACCGATTCTGACCTAGCGGAGGCAGGACAATGA
- the rsmH gene encoding 16S rRNA (cytosine(1402)-N(4))-methyltransferase RsmH, with protein sequence MQEPSEDQATSDELSFVHDAVLLQEAVAAVLGVKALPKQTDDESQNSLQASGIYVDATFGRGGHSRLLLSQLADDATLIVFDKDPTAISVARELANSDSRVKVVHDSFATLTDSLAAMRITQVDGLMADLGISSPQIDDGSRGFSFMRDGAVDMRMDTSRGQSVAEWLETVDDETLANVLYEFGEERHSRRIARAIKQMDSYDSTLALAEVIKVAHPNWQRGKHPATQSFQAMRIFINNELGDVDNFLEQSIPILKVGGQLAVISFHSLEDRRIKQFLQRHSKGQYPEDENLPMPPKRPRYFSKPKRVGPSKAEISHNPRSRSAWLRMATRTDADYVADIHP encoded by the coding sequence ATGCAAGAGCCTAGTGAAGATCAAGCTACGTCTGACGAATTGAGTTTTGTCCATGATGCGGTGCTATTGCAAGAAGCAGTCGCCGCAGTGTTGGGTGTCAAAGCGCTACCGAAGCAGACAGACGACGAAAGTCAAAATAGCTTGCAAGCAAGCGGTATCTATGTCGATGCTACCTTTGGTCGTGGTGGCCATAGTCGCTTGCTATTAAGCCAGCTTGCCGATGATGCAACTTTGATTGTTTTTGATAAAGACCCAACAGCCATTAGCGTTGCTCGTGAATTGGCAAATAGCGACAGTCGCGTAAAAGTGGTACATGATAGCTTTGCGACGTTAACAGACAGTCTTGCTGCAATGAGAATCACTCAAGTTGACGGCTTAATGGCAGACTTGGGTATCTCGTCACCACAAATTGATGATGGCAGTCGTGGTTTTAGTTTTATGCGCGATGGCGCGGTCGATATGCGTATGGATACCAGCCGCGGGCAGTCAGTTGCTGAGTGGCTTGAGACGGTCGATGATGAAACCTTGGCCAATGTCCTTTATGAGTTTGGCGAAGAGCGTCACAGTCGCCGTATCGCTCGTGCCATTAAGCAAATGGACAGTTACGACTCTACTTTAGCATTGGCTGAAGTGATAAAAGTTGCCCATCCAAACTGGCAACGCGGCAAGCATCCAGCGACCCAGAGCTTTCAGGCGATGCGGATTTTTATTAACAACGAGCTTGGTGATGTCGATAACTTTTTAGAGCAAAGTATTCCGATATTAAAGGTAGGCGGACAGCTAGCAGTGATTAGTTTTCACTCGTTAGAAGATCGCCGTATCAAGCAGTTTTTGCAGCGTCATAGTAAAGGGCAATATCCAGAAGATGAGAATTTGCCGATGCCACCCAAGCGTCCACGTTACTTTAGTAAGCCAAAACGCGTCGGTCCTAGTAAAGCAGAGATAAGTCATAACCCACGCTCGCGTAGTGCATGGTTACGCATGGCAACACGTACTGATGCTGACTATGTAGCAGATATTCATCCATGA
- the gltX gene encoding glutamate--tRNA ligase — protein sequence MMQPSTSTNSIRPVRTRIAPSPTGFPHVGTAYIALFNLAFAKAHGGEFILRIEDTDQTRSTEQSEKMILDALRWVGLDWAEGPDIGGPHAPYRQSERSDIYKKHAEQLIENDHAFRCFCSSEELDAMRAEQMANGETPRYDGRCAHLAAEKTEQLVAEGKPHVIRMRVPTEGVCQVQDMLRGTVEIPWTQVDMQVLLKTDGMPTYHLANVVDDHLMDISHVMRGEEWLNSAPKHQLLYEYFGWEMPVLCHMPLLRNPDKSKLSKRKNPTSITYYRDAGVLPEALLNYLGRMGYSMPDEAEQFTLEEMIASFDIQRVSLGGPIFDIEKLNWLNSEWLRALTPEELKNKILEWASNSDKLTAIAAAIQPRIELLSDAVNWSGFYFQNLPDINAESFTHKSLTPEQIMDMLQLSLWQLEVLPTWSEENIYATLKGLAAHLDIKMRDFMAPFFIAIAGSTSSTPVMNSMAIIGADMTLTRLRHAVDVLGGLGKKKLKKLEKQAAELPDFLAAE from the coding sequence ATGATGCAACCATCTACTTCTACTAATAGCATACGCCCTGTTCGTACCCGTATTGCCCCTTCGCCTACTGGCTTCCCGCACGTTGGCACTGCTTATATCGCACTGTTTAATTTAGCCTTTGCCAAGGCTCATGGCGGCGAATTTATTTTGCGTATTGAAGACACCGACCAAACGCGCTCGACAGAGCAATCTGAAAAAATGATTTTGGATGCACTACGTTGGGTCGGTCTCGACTGGGCGGAAGGTCCAGATATCGGCGGTCCGCACGCGCCTTATCGTCAAAGCGAGCGTAGTGATATTTACAAAAAGCACGCCGAGCAGCTGATAGAAAACGATCATGCGTTTCGCTGCTTTTGTAGCAGTGAAGAGCTTGATGCCATGCGTGCTGAGCAAATGGCCAATGGCGAGACCCCACGTTATGATGGTCGCTGTGCGCATTTAGCCGCAGAAAAAACCGAGCAATTGGTCGCTGAGGGCAAACCGCACGTCATCCGTATGCGCGTGCCTACCGAAGGCGTCTGTCAAGTGCAAGACATGCTACGCGGTACGGTTGAGATTCCTTGGACCCAAGTCGACATGCAAGTACTGCTAAAAACAGACGGCATGCCAACATACCATTTAGCCAATGTCGTCGACGACCATTTGATGGATATCAGTCATGTGATGCGTGGTGAAGAATGGTTGAATTCTGCGCCTAAGCATCAGTTGCTTTATGAGTATTTTGGTTGGGAGATGCCTGTACTTTGCCACATGCCATTACTGCGTAACCCAGATAAATCAAAACTGTCTAAGCGTAAAAATCCAACGTCTATCACCTATTATCGTGATGCGGGCGTACTCCCTGAAGCGTTGCTAAACTATCTCGGTCGTATGGGCTACTCAATGCCTGACGAAGCGGAGCAGTTTACCTTAGAGGAAATGATTGCCAGCTTTGATATTCAGCGTGTGTCGCTTGGCGGCCCTATTTTCGATATCGAGAAACTCAACTGGCTCAATTCTGAATGGCTACGTGCACTCACGCCAGAAGAGCTAAAAAATAAAATCCTTGAATGGGCAAGCAACAGTGACAAGCTAACCGCTATCGCAGCGGCAATTCAACCACGTATCGAATTGTTATCTGATGCGGTCAATTGGAGTGGCTTCTATTTTCAAAACTTACCTGATATCAACGCTGAGAGCTTTACTCATAAGTCGCTCACACCTGAGCAAATCATGGATATGCTACAGCTGTCATTATGGCAGCTAGAAGTCTTGCCTACTTGGTCAGAAGAAAACATCTACGCCACGCTAAAAGGCCTTGCTGCACATCTTGATATTAAAATGCGTGACTTTATGGCGCCGTTCTTTATCGCTATCGCTGGTAGCACCTCATCGACGCCTGTCATGAACTCTATGGCGATTATTGGTGCTGATATGACGCTGACACGCTTGCGTCATGCGGTTGACGTGCTGGGTGGCCTCGGTAAAAAGAAACTCAAAAAACTAGAGAAACAAGCAGCAGAATTGCCAGACTTTTTGGCAGCAGAATAG